AACCGCCGCGGCGTCCGGTGGTTGAGGAGGCCTTCGAGACGCCGACTCCGTCGGCTCCTCAGGAACCACCGCCCCAGGCGAAGTCGGTGGTTGAGGAGGCCGCGCAGCGGCCGTCTCGAAACCCTCCAAACCACCCAGGTCCAACTCGCGCAGCTCTGCGAGGCGATCGATCGCGATCACCAGTGGCGGTCGGGCGCCCTTGATGTTGACGTCGACACCGTGGTCGGTCGACCCCGCGACCAGCAACGCGTCGGGTACATCGGCGAGCAGGGCGAGTGCTGCGGTGAGATCAGCCGGTCGTACGAACCTCCCGCTCGAATCCTTGAGATCGGTCGGGCGCGCTTCGGGCGCCGGGTGAGTGCAGCGGGTCATGAGGCTGTCGTCGCCAGCGGGGTCGCCCAGCTCGTACGCCGCGTCGCGGATCGGGCGATAGCCGGTGCACCGGCACAGGTTGCCGCTCAGGGCGTGGAGGTCGAACCCGTTGGGGCCGTGTTCGTGTTCGTGGTCTCTACTCTGCGCAGCCACCCGGTCGGGGCGGTAGTACTCGGCTGCCATCGAGCACACGAAACCGGGCGTGCAGTAGCCGCATTGGGAGCCACCAGCCTTGGCCATCGCTGCCTGCACGGGGTGCAGATCATCGGGCGAGCCCAGGCCTTCGGCGGTGACAACCTCCTGGCCGTCGTACGCAGCGGCAGGGACCAGGCACGCGTTGATGGACACCCAGCGCGAGCCACCGTCGCCATCGGGGCGAGCGACGAGCACCGCGCAGGCGCCACACTCACCCTCGGCGCAACCCTCTTTGGCGCCGGTGAACCCCTGACCTCGTACGAAGTCGAGCAGGTTGGTGTGCGGCGCGGTGCCCTCCAGGGGACAGGTCGTGCCGTTGACCGAGATCTTCATGAGCTCCTCCGAGTCTGCGCAGGCGTCTGCCTTCAGCACGGTTGGGGTGGAGCAACGCGGACCCTGGTTATCCATGCGAACAACGCCCGCGCGGGCCATGTGGCCCCGGTCACATCGTAGCCTCAAGCCTACGGCGATCGGGCCACTCGATTGGGCCACGAACCCCGGGGAGCAGTTTCCGCAAGATCGTGGCTAGCTTCGGTCCACCCAGCGAATGCCTACGGTGTTATCGCCCGTATAAGGATCCGGGTTAGAGCCATATGCCTGACCGTCTACCCATCCATCTCCAGTCCACTTGCGCTTAGCCACCACCGTGAACGTCATTGACTCGACGGGGAGAACCCACCCGTCAAAGCCGAGATTGTTGCTGTATGTGCCGGGAGTGCCTTGATAACTCACCACGTCAAACACGGAACCCAAAGTGATTGCGAGTCCGCCATTCGGTTCCTCGTCGGGCCCCATGTTCGTCAACGTGAACACGATCGTCACCGTCTCACCGAGCGCAACCACGGTCTTGTCCGCGGTCACCTCGAGTTTGAGACCGATGGCGCTGCTTGCGTACGCCGGTGCTGCTGCGGCGAGGGAGATCACAGGGACGCTCCAGGCCGCGGCACGCGTGACGGCACGGCGGCTCGGTGGACTAAAGGGCTGATCGTGCATGAGGCGGCTTCCGATTTGAGGGAGAAATGGCTGCTCCGAGAGCCGAGATTTCCGGGGCCACCGACCAGAGCGAACGCCACGCTAGGGCATTAACCGCCACCGCGTCCGGGGAACTGACAAATCGCGACAAGAGGGTGTTTCACTAAATGTGAATAGTGAACAGGACATAGTCACCCGTGGC
The DNA window shown above is from Nocardioides sp. and carries:
- a CDS encoding FAD binding domain-containing protein, with amino-acid sequence MKISVNGTTCPLEGTAPHTNLLDFVRGQGFTGAKEGCAEGECGACAVLVARPDGDGGSRWVSINACLVPAAAYDGQEVVTAEGLGSPDDLHPVQAAMAKAGGSQCGYCTPGFVCSMAAEYYRPDRVAAQSRDHEHEHGPNGFDLHALSGNLCRCTGYRPIRDAAYELGDPAGDDSLMTRCTHPAPEARPTDLKDSSGRFVRPADLTAALALLADVPDALLVAGSTDHGVDVNIKGARPPLVIAIDRLAELRELDLGGLEGFETAAARPPQPPTSPGAVVPEEPTESASRRPPQPPDAAAVSEPPDSPVVEEGRSPVSKPLTLGAALTLSEIEQHLGERVPLLNALWPQFASRLIRNGATLGGNLGTGSPIGDAPPALLALEASLILASAQGEREVALKDYFTGYRETVKRNDELIKAITIPLPLAKITAFHKIAKRRFDDISSVAVAYAFDVEDGVITKARIGLGGVAATPIRAYDTEAALEGRPWTKETVEAAATILEKEGTPMGDHRASAPYRKAMLRQSLRKFGKES